A window from Solanum stenotomum isolate F172 chromosome 7, ASM1918654v1, whole genome shotgun sequence encodes these proteins:
- the LOC125871547 gene encoding glycolipid transfer protein 1-like, with product MEGTLFSPALEGMKDVKSEHGELMTKPFLEVCKLVLPILDKFGAAMTVVKSDISGNIARLESKYNDNPSRFNYLYSFVQAEVEIKTAKSSSSCSNGLLWLTRAMDFIVVLFHNLAQHQDWSMSQACNDSYSKTLKKWHGWLASSSFTVAIKLAPDRKKFMEVISGNGDINSDMEKFCTAFSPILQQIHKFLTSVGLDSMKAS from the exons ATGGAGGGAACATTATTTTCCCCTGCTTTGGAAGGAATGAAGGATGTCAAATCTGAACATGGAGAGCTAATGACTAAGCCTTTCTTGGAAGTTTGCAAACTTGTATTGCCAATTCTAG ATAAATTTGGAGCTGCTATGACTGTGGTTAAATCTGATATCAGCGGAAATATAGCT AGGTTAGAATCCAAGTATAACGATAACCCATCGAGATTCAACTACTTGTACAGTTTTGTACAGGCAGAAGTTGAGATAAAGACAGCTAAATCTTCATCCAGTTGTAGCAATGGTCTTCTATGGTTAACAAG AGCCATGGACTTCATAGTGGTGCTCTTTCACAATTTAGCTCAGCATCAAGATTGGTCAATGTCCCAAGCTTGCAACGATTCTTACTCCAAGACGTTGAAGAAATGGCACGGATGGCTTGCTAGTTCAAGTTTTACG GTTGCGATAAAGCTTGCACCAGATAGGAAAAAGTTCATGGAGGTCATAAGTGGCAATGGTGACATCAATAGTGATATGGAGAAGTTCTGTACGGCGTTTTCACCTATACTTCAGCAGATCCACAAATTTTTG ACTAGTGTTGGCTTGGACAGTATGAAGGCTTCATGA